The stretch of DNA CAGCGATGAGTTTGTCACACACACATCAGAAAACATCCAAGCTGGCTTTACTCATGATGTTCACATGGGTGGCAATCGTTTCGTTGGGTGGCTGTGCAGCCTTTCACCCGATGTCCGGAGTCCCGGCCCGTTACCTGCCCGATGAATTGCGGGGCCCTTCGCGAGCCGATCAGCGCACGATTGACCTTTCGCTGTTACGTCAGCCAGTTCCAGCCGCTTATCTGCTCGACAGTGGCGATGTTCTCGGTGTCTATATTGAAGGTCTGCTGGGACGTAAAGAAGATGTCCCTCCCGTTCACTTTCCGCTGACGAACGATGTGCCACCTTCATTGGGATATCCATTGCCAGTCCGTGAAGATGGTACGATCTCGCTCCCCGTGATTGGTGCTTTGCCTGTGCGTGGTTTAACCATCATTCAGGCCGAACAAGCCGTTCGGCATGCCTATAGTTCGCCAAAGCAGATCCTGCAGCCACATCAACGGATCAGCCTGGCACTGCAACAACCACGGCTCTACCGGGTGCTGGTTATCCGGCAGGAAGCCAGCCAGCAGGCGAATGTTGCTGCGCAAGGCCAGCTCAATATCGGTGTCATCAAGCGGGGTAGCGGTAAGATTGTCGCACTCCCTGCTTACAAGAATGATGTTCTGCATGCACTGACCGATACAGGCGGTTTACCGGGGCTCGATGCTGAAAACGCTGTTTATATCATTCGCGCCAGGCACGCGGGCCAGAATGGACAGTCACCCTACCCAACGACGATTCAGACGATATCTGTGAGTCAGAAACAGCCCTCCAGGCCCAGACTTTCGTTGAACTCAGGGCGTAACCCTCAAAATCAACCTGTGATTCGCGGACAATCGAGTGATCCTTACGCGGATGTCAACTGGTCTGGGAACAGATCTCCACAGCAGAATCACTTCAGCGGATTTTCAGATCCTGCTCTCCAGCCAAACCGCGGCTACCCATCGCATCCAACCAGTTCGAGCCATCCCGCGTTAGCTGGTTTTTCGCAGCCGGCTTCGCAGATGGCTACGTCGAACCCTTCGGAATATGGAAGTTCACCGGCGCCATCAGCGGCTTACAAGTCACGGGGCCCGGTCATCCCTGCGCGGCACCAGACGGATCAGCCCTCGGTGTCACCTCGCCCCACCTGGCGTGGAACTGAGCAAAGCCAGGAAGCATTACCTTACCTAGCCAACCCTCATGGCAGTTATCTCCCACCCCAGAACTCTCCACTGGAAGCTGCACCGACTTATGGAGTTGTGACTGGATCCCCCGTGATCCCGTGGGATGGGACTCAAAGGTTTGCCACAGGCCATCAGATGTTCGGAGCACCCACACCTGCATTTTTTGACGGCTACCAGGAAGACTCCATTCCCACGATCGACAACCCGGAGATCATTCGCATTCCGATTCGTCTCAAACCAGGCGAACAGATCGACTTCCACGAGCACGATATCACCCTCAATGATGGTGACATCATCTTCATCGAATCCCGTGATACGGATGTCTTCTACACGGGTGGCCTACTGGGTGGCGGTCAATATACACTTCCCCGTGACTACGATGTCGATATTCTGGGGGCCATTGCGATTGCTCAAGGCCAGGGTGGCTCCCAGGGTTCATCGCGTCAAATTGGCGGAACATCCGCACTGAATAATGATGTGACAATCAGTGCCTCGAATGCGATTGTCATCCGGCCCATGCCCGATGGCACACAGGTACCGATTCAGATCAATCTGTATCATGCACTACGCAATCCGGCAGAACGGATTATCATTCAACCAGGTGACTATATCTTACTGCAATATACCAAACTCGAAGCCTGCGGAGCCTTTATTGAACGCAATCTGCTCGAAGGCGCGTTGTTCGGTGTCGCTGCAGCACAGTTGAACAGCAACAATGGTAATTAACTCTCTCTACTGACGGTTAGCGGTGTAGGCGACTATCTATCACAAAGCCGTAGCCTGTTGATTATCCTGTCGCTGTATGGCTTTGAACTCTTATGAGCAGCTTTCCCGACAATCCTGAGGAAGAAGAGAAGCCAGACACTGCTTCTGATGCCATTATCGATGAACCCACGTGGGATGTCGATGATCTTGAGGCGGCTTACCGCCTAGCTCTCGAAGCGTGTGAGGCAGCCGAAGAAGCCTACTCACAGCAACCCATTGATGAACTGGCATCCGGCGTAGTAAGTCCAGTTGACCCGATCACCCGATCCTCGCAGTCGATGCTGAATCATTCACAGGTAGCGATTGAACAGGACGTATTCACGTCGAGTGAGAACCGGGTTACTGATGCTTTCGTTGACACTCACGTGGACAAAATGGCCCCGGCAGAAATCAATCCATCTGCTGCGACTCCACCAGCAAAAGCATCGCCAACGACAAGCCATGAGCCGACTGTCAGATCAGTCATCGAGGCCTGTCTGTTTGTGGGTGAGCCCGCTGTGACCATCGCGAGACTGCGAGAGATTCTGCGTAACGATATCACCGATCAACGGATTGAACTCGCGATTGGTGAAGTTAAGCGTATGTACGATGATCAACAACGTCCTTATGAGGTGACTCATCAGGAGGGGGTTTATCGTCTATCGTTGCGTGCGGAGTTTGAAAAACTTCGAGCGAAAACCTATGGCCAGGGGCCCAAGGAAATCAAGCTTTCTCAAGAAGCGATTGAGGTGCTTTCGGTCGTGGCCTACCACCAGCCGATCGAAGAGCGGGAAGTCAACGAGATCTATGAGATCCCCTCTGGCGGGATCCTCAAGCAACTCTTGCGGCGGGAACTGCTCGCCGTCCAGCTCGACGCGGAGAGTCCCAAGGTCGTCCGCTACGTGACGACACCCCGCTTCCTCAAACTCTTCCAACTCCGCCGTCTCGCCGACTTGCCCCGAGCCGAGACGTTCGCCTTCAAGTAGGCGAAGAGTTCTCCGTACGCCGCTCGTCCGTCACCGAAGATGCCGTGGGGGCCATGCACGCAGAAATACAAAAGAGCGCAGAGAGGGCGGAAGAGGGGCGGGTGCGACGATCGCTATTCTGAGGTTTCGCGACCGTCTTCCATGGTCGTGGATGTTGCAATCTGCTGTCTACGGAATTCCAAGTGTTCAATGTGATACGAATCGCAAGATGAAATGGCGCGGTGAAAGTCACAAAAACATGCCCGCACTGTTTTCTCAAATGGGGCTGCGGGGCATGCCACCCGAGCGCTATTTCGTATTGAAACTTGTATGAGCTCGCATACTTTTGCAAAGCCGGAAGCATGGCACACAAAAACATGCCACCCCGCCATGGGGGGTTCCGTGCGCTTCCCAAGAATCAACTGCACGTTGAGAGAGGGCATGGCGCAGAGAACACGATTTCAGATTGAAATGTGGATGAGTTCCAAGGCATAGCGCAAATCGACGGCTGTCGATATCCCTATCTTCGATGAGATCATGGAGCCGTCGTCTCGTCGCCAGCGAATATCGGATTCGCCGCCCTCGTGAAATCGGGACTCGGACCAAGTGTTCGCGCAAGTTCTTTTTCAAGGACGACGAACATGTTGCAAACCTCCGTGGGAGGAACCCGTCTTTTGAAAACT from Planctopirus ephydatiae encodes:
- a CDS encoding polysaccharide biosynthesis/export family protein, encoding MSLSHTHQKTSKLALLMMFTWVAIVSLGGCAAFHPMSGVPARYLPDELRGPSRADQRTIDLSLLRQPVPAAYLLDSGDVLGVYIEGLLGRKEDVPPVHFPLTNDVPPSLGYPLPVREDGTISLPVIGALPVRGLTIIQAEQAVRHAYSSPKQILQPHQRISLALQQPRLYRVLVIRQEASQQANVAAQGQLNIGVIKRGSGKIVALPAYKNDVLHALTDTGGLPGLDAENAVYIIRARHAGQNGQSPYPTTIQTISVSQKQPSRPRLSLNSGRNPQNQPVIRGQSSDPYADVNWSGNRSPQQNHFSGFSDPALQPNRGYPSHPTSSSHPALAGFSQPASQMATSNPSEYGSSPAPSAAYKSRGPVIPARHQTDQPSVSPRPTWRGTEQSQEALPYLANPHGSYLPPQNSPLEAAPTYGVVTGSPVIPWDGTQRFATGHQMFGAPTPAFFDGYQEDSIPTIDNPEIIRIPIRLKPGEQIDFHEHDITLNDGDIIFIESRDTDVFYTGGLLGGGQYTLPRDYDVDILGAIAIAQGQGGSQGSSRQIGGTSALNNDVTISASNAIVIRPMPDGTQVPIQINLYHALRNPAERIIIQPGDYILLQYTKLEACGAFIERNLLEGALFGVAAAQLNSNNGN
- the scpB gene encoding SMC-Scp complex subunit ScpB, with the translated sequence MSSFPDNPEEEEKPDTASDAIIDEPTWDVDDLEAAYRLALEACEAAEEAYSQQPIDELASGVVSPVDPITRSSQSMLNHSQVAIEQDVFTSSENRVTDAFVDTHVDKMAPAEINPSAATPPAKASPTTSHEPTVRSVIEACLFVGEPAVTIARLREILRNDITDQRIELAIGEVKRMYDDQQRPYEVTHQEGVYRLSLRAEFEKLRAKTYGQGPKEIKLSQEAIEVLSVVAYHQPIEEREVNEIYEIPSGGILKQLLRRELLAVQLDAESPKVVRYVTTPRFLKLFQLRRLADLPRAETFAFK